One genomic window of Solanum stenotomum isolate F172 chromosome 9, ASM1918654v1, whole genome shotgun sequence includes the following:
- the LOC125876698 gene encoding transcription factor LRL1 yields the protein MERKLPLLQPEFNAGEALLLPLMESDEAFINGMYNGLSYQSLLSLNLDHSYYGEVKPFSAHSSNFRPSFTNDMLCAGATASSQIQQSSATFHEFYSGDSAWLNKKTEINPDAAQKMKFPKLEPVTDNLQLYPYNNEVVLSEPFNYFSNGFGYHSLPDLRCLEQPNYLDFSSSLVTTENRVVEPVKPVSEVMSNLLKNRQPYSSSTTRLRRQKLSEKIRCLEKLLPWDKKIDTATMLEEAYKYVKFLQAQISVLQSMPPLVEGGASSDQDRNGKSTSYGSNHEAKAISVFGTLARLNRQQLLQVLLNSPVAQTYLYSKGCCVYSVEQLVQYRKIAQRNAFYRRSLFFSGMLS from the coding sequence ATGGAGAGAAAATTACCTCTTCTTCAACCGGAGTTTAATGCCGGAGAAGCGTTATTACTGCCACTTATGGAGTCTGATGAAGCCTTCATCAACGGCATGTATAACGGACTGAGCTATCAGTCTCTGTTGAGTTTGAACCTCGACCACAGCTACTATGGCGAAGTGAAACCTTTTTCAGCTCACTCATCTAATTTTCGCCCTTCTTTCACCAATGATATGCTCTGCGCTGGTGCTACTGCTTCGTCTCAAATCCAGCAAAGTTCGGCGACTTTTCATGAGTTCTATTCTGGAGATTCTGCATGGCTTAATAAGAAGACGGAGATCAATCCCGATGCTGCTCAAAAGATGAAATTCCCAAAACTGGAACCAGTAACTGATAATCTCCAGTTATATCCATACAACAATGAGGTTGTGTTGAGTGAGCCGTTCAATTACTTCTCCAACGGCTTTGGATACCACAGTCTTCCAGATCTCCGTTGCCTCGAACAGCCAAACTATTTGGATTTCTCGTCATCGCTGGTCACAACAGAAAACCGAGTCGTCGAACCGGTGAAGCCTGTTTCAGAAGTTATGAGTAACCTCCTAAAAAACAGGCAGCCGTATAGTTCATCTACAACTCGATTGCGAAGGCAGAAGCTAAGCGAGAAAATACGATGTTTAGAGAAGCTATTGCCATGGGACAAGAAAATAGATACGGCGACTATGCTAGAAGAGGCGTACAAATACGTGAAGTTTCTACAGGCGCAGATTAGCGTCCTACAAAGCATGCCTCCGCTGGTAGAAGGAGGTGCTTCTTCCGATCAGGATAGAAATGGAAAAAGTACAAGCTATGGATCAAATCATGAAGCGAAGGCAATTAGCGTTTTTGGGACACTGGCGAGGCTGAACAGGCAGCAGCTTTTACAGGTTTTACTGAACTCGCCTGTTGCTCAGACCTATCTCTACTCAAAAGGCTGCTGCGTTTACTCCGTAGAACAGCTGGTTCAGTACAGGAAAATTGCTCAGAGAAACGCTTTCTACCGCCGATCTTTGTTTTTTTCCGGCATGCTCTCTTGA
- the LOC125876514 gene encoding protein DESIGUAL 3-like: MAKLFGIFVCLLIVALDSIAGILGIKAEAAQNQEKHLRLWLFECKEPSHDAFVLGVAAACLLAIAHVLANLLGGCSVCATDDIKKASPSRQLSMACLVFTWIIMAIGMGLLVIGTMANNKSRASCGFSHHHFFSIGGILCFIHAIFAAAYYSTASMLLAP, encoded by the exons ATGGCTAAATTGTTTGGTATTTTTGTCTGCTTGTTGATTGTGGCCTTAGACTCCATTGCTGGCATTCTTGGAATCAAAGCAGAAGCAGCTCAAAACCAG GAAAAACATCTTCGATTGTGGTTATTCGAATGTAAAGAGCCAAGCCATGATGCATTTGTACTTGGTGTGGCTGCAGCATGTCTTCTTGCAATTGCTCATGTTCTTGCTAACCTTCTTGGTGGCTGCAGTGTTTGTGCTACTGATGACATTAAGAAAGCATCACCAAGTAGACAACTATCAATGGCTTGTCTTGTTTTCACATG gATCATAATGGCAATAGGAATGGGACTACTGGTTATAGGGACAATGGCAAACAACAAGTCAAGAGCTTCCTGTGGGTTTTCACATCACCATTTTTTCTCAATTGGTGGAATCTTGTGTTTCATCCATGCCATCTTTGCTGCTGCCTATTATTCTACTGCCTCAATGCTACTTGCCCCATAG
- the LOC125877734 gene encoding STOREKEEPER protein, whose product MTPKTKSRLVDQPPSASSSEEQELVEESQEEEEQQSREEEGEEESGEETEEDEEPKPAHPVVKKPISQKLVQTPQKPQFSSESGSENGSGSDSEAESGNSLPSPSASDFTVKPNVAAKAATPSKPAAKRPQEAQKEKGRKKPKIAEEEEKKSAATPRSLWSDDDQLALLKGIIEYKTVKGMEPSADMSAFHEFIRGKLQAEVSKSQISDKVRRLKKKFLTNVKDGEEPVFTKGQDFLVFEHSKRIWGAPGTSNGGIKDNVNNASNGKAKKTVEVKKSSEPKKSAKVSKPKDDEKQKEEEQKVAVKEVVKEDIVKGDQQDFQSKYPRLAASLETMYPNGSSLLKENMSLIATDKAKVLEEKWKKLEDDEAALMVKRLDFIAEHYRLVVDAMRGN is encoded by the coding sequence ATGACCCCCAAAACCAAATCCCGCTTAGTAGACCAGCCTCCTTCTGCATCGTCCTCTGAAGAACAAGAACTGGTGGAGGAATCccaggaagaagaagaacaacaatcgagggaggaagaaggagaagaagaatcaggggaagaaactgaagaagatgaagaaccCAAGCCAGCCCATCCAGTTGTGAAGAAACCCATTTCTCAAAAACTAGTTCAGACACCACAGAAGCCCCAATTTTCTTCTGAGTCTGGAAGCGAAAATGGGTCAGGATCCGATTCGGAAGCGGAATCGGGTAATTCTCTGCCTTCCCCTTCTGCATCGGACTTCACCGTTAAGCCGAATGTTGCTGCTAAAGCTGCTACCCCATCGAAACCAGCAGCAAAGAGACCTCAAGAGGCCCAGAAAGAGAAAGGGAGGAAGAAGCCCAAGATTgcagaagaagaggagaaaaagtctGCTGCTACTCCTCGGAGTCTTTGGAGCGATGACGACCAGCTTGCTCTACTCAAAGGGATTATTGAATACAAGACGGTAAAAGGTATGGAACCTAGTGCCGACATGTCTGCTTTTCATGAATTCATCAGGGGAAAGTTGCAGGCTGAAGTTTCCAAGAGTCAAATTAGTGACAAGGTAAGGAGGTTAAAGAAGAAATTTTTGACTAATGTGAAAGATGGTGAAGAGCCAGTTTTCACAAAGGGTCAGGATTTTCTGGTTTTTGAGCACTCAAAGAGGATTTGGGGCGCTCCAGGAACCAGTAATGGAGGAATTAAGGATAATGTTAACAATGCCTCTAATGGCAAAGCTAAAAAGACTGTTGAGGTTAAAAAGAGTTCCGAGCCTAAGAAAAGTGCTAAAGTGAGCAAACCAAAGGATGACGAGAAACAGAAGGAAGAAGAGCAAAAGGTTGCCGTAAAAGAGGTGGTTAAGGAGGATATAGTTAAGGGTGATCAACAGGATTTCCAGTCCAAATATCCACGTTTGGCTGCATCACTTGAAACTATGTATCCGAATGGTTCAAGTTTGTTGAAGGAGAACATGAGTTTGATTGCTACCGACAAGGCTAAAGTGTTGGAGGAGAAGTGGAAGAAACTAGAGGATGATGAAGCTGCTTTGATGGTGAAGCGCTTAGATTTCATTGCGGAGCATTACAGATTGGTGGTTGATGCCATGAGAGGTAACTAG